In Myxococcus stipitatus, a single window of DNA contains:
- a CDS encoding NTP/NDP exchange transporter, with product MLKRFVDVRDEEVGAVVGSFVYFFTLMCGYAILRPIRNEMGTAGSVKGLPWLFTATFLVMLLAVPAFSALVARWPRRVVLPRIYRFFIVSLVAFFVLLKLGVAKEPVARVFYIWLSVYNLFVVSIFWSFMADVFASEQGKRLFGFIAAGGTTGMLVGPFLVGRLAEPVGPVNLILVSALLLEVSAQCVRWLSRWARDVQHQPPAAEGPVGGGMLAGLKLLVSSPILLALGLQVLLYAATSTFLYFQEVRLVSELGKDAASRTALFGDIDFYVQLLTLGLQTLVTGRVISRLGLGAALAVAPVLTGLGFLGLAALPVLGVLVVVKALRGASHYALERPSREILFTTVDREARYKSKSFIDTVVYRGSDTVSAWLQGGLTALGLGMTGLSLLAVPLAGLWLAVSLYLARQQRRQAEEAPGALPAPVADNAAAR from the coding sequence ATGCTCAAGCGCTTCGTGGATGTCCGTGACGAGGAGGTCGGAGCCGTCGTCGGCTCGTTCGTCTACTTCTTCACGTTGATGTGTGGCTACGCCATCCTCCGGCCCATCCGCAACGAGATGGGCACGGCGGGAAGCGTGAAGGGGTTGCCGTGGCTGTTCACGGCGACGTTCCTCGTGATGCTGCTGGCGGTGCCGGCCTTCTCCGCGCTGGTGGCGCGCTGGCCCCGGCGGGTGGTGCTGCCGCGCATCTACCGCTTCTTCATCGTCAGCCTCGTGGCGTTCTTCGTCCTGTTGAAGCTGGGCGTGGCGAAGGAGCCGGTGGCGCGCGTCTTCTACATCTGGCTGAGCGTCTACAACCTGTTCGTGGTCTCCATCTTCTGGAGCTTCATGGCGGACGTGTTCGCCAGCGAGCAGGGCAAGCGGTTGTTCGGCTTCATCGCGGCGGGCGGCACCACGGGCATGCTGGTGGGGCCGTTCCTGGTGGGCCGGCTGGCGGAGCCGGTGGGCCCGGTGAACCTCATCCTCGTGTCCGCGTTGCTGCTGGAGGTGAGCGCGCAGTGCGTGCGGTGGCTGAGCCGCTGGGCGCGCGACGTGCAACACCAGCCGCCCGCGGCGGAGGGGCCCGTGGGCGGAGGGATGCTCGCGGGGCTGAAGCTCCTGGTGTCCTCGCCCATCCTGCTGGCGCTGGGGCTCCAGGTGCTGCTGTACGCGGCCACGTCCACATTCCTGTACTTCCAGGAGGTGCGGCTCGTCTCGGAGCTGGGCAAGGACGCGGCGTCGCGCACGGCGCTGTTCGGGGACATCGACTTCTACGTGCAGCTCTTGACGCTGGGGCTCCAGACGCTCGTCACCGGGCGCGTCATCTCCCGGCTGGGGTTGGGCGCGGCGCTGGCGGTGGCGCCGGTGCTCACGGGGCTGGGCTTCCTGGGGCTGGCGGCGCTGCCGGTGCTGGGGGTGCTCGTGGTCGTCAAGGCGCTGCGCGGGGCCAGCCACTACGCGCTGGAGCGCCCCTCGCGCGAAATCCTCTTCACCACCGTGGACCGCGAGGCCCGCTACAAGTCGAAGAGCTTCATCGACACGGTGGTGTATCGCGGCAGCGACACGGTGAGCGCCTGGCTCCAGGGCGGGCTCACCGCGCTGGGCCTGGGCATGACGGGCCTGTCGCTGCTGGCGGTGCCGCTGGCGGGCCTGTGGCTCGCCGTCTCGCTGTACCTGGCGCGACAGCAGCGGCGCCAGGCCGAGGAGGCCCCGGGGGCGCTCCCCGCGCCGGTGGCCGACAACGCCGCCGCCCGCTGA
- a CDS encoding pyridoxal phosphate-dependent aminotransferase produces the protein MALDLTSLPRPSRDDATVGTMARGLVGSEILRIAAEVRELVAKGRKVCNLTVGDFSPREFPIPDGLRQHIATALQAGETNYPPSDGVLDLRQAVQRFYERSLGLKYPLEGIVIAGGARPIIYGTYRAVLDEGETVVYPVPSWNNNHYVHMMGARGVVVATDPDHGFMPSVEQLAPHLGTARLLCLCSPLNPTGTMIAPDVLGAICERVVAENRQREKQGRKPLILMYDQIYWVLSFGAVKHVTPVELVPEVAPYTVFVDGISKAFAATGVRVGWGIGPPSIIARMRDVLGHVGAWAPKAEQVAVARYLDDTAATQSFLEVMRKRVDERLEALHHGLTRMREAGLPVRHIAPQGAIYLSVQFDLVGQGGLKTNDDIRKLLLEKAGLAVVPFQAFGLNEDTGWFRLSVGATSVAEIQDVMPRVEATLREALGAK, from the coding sequence ATGGCTCTCGACCTCACCTCCCTCCCACGTCCCTCCCGGGACGATGCCACCGTCGGCACCATGGCCCGCGGGCTCGTTGGCAGCGAGATTCTCCGCATCGCCGCGGAGGTCCGTGAGCTCGTGGCCAAAGGCCGCAAGGTGTGCAACCTCACCGTGGGCGACTTCAGCCCGCGCGAGTTCCCCATCCCGGACGGCCTGCGCCAGCACATCGCCACCGCGCTCCAGGCCGGCGAGACGAACTATCCCCCCTCCGACGGCGTGCTGGACCTACGCCAGGCCGTGCAGCGCTTCTACGAGCGCTCTCTCGGCCTGAAGTATCCGCTGGAGGGCATCGTCATCGCGGGCGGCGCGCGGCCCATCATCTACGGCACCTACCGCGCCGTGCTCGACGAGGGGGAGACGGTCGTCTACCCGGTGCCCTCGTGGAACAACAACCACTACGTCCACATGATGGGCGCCAGGGGCGTCGTCGTCGCCACCGACCCCGACCACGGCTTCATGCCCAGCGTGGAGCAGCTCGCGCCGCACCTGGGCACCGCGCGCCTGCTGTGCCTGTGCAGCCCGCTCAACCCCACCGGCACCATGATTGCGCCGGACGTGCTGGGCGCCATCTGCGAGCGCGTCGTCGCGGAGAACCGCCAGCGCGAGAAGCAGGGCCGCAAGCCGCTCATCCTCATGTACGACCAGATTTATTGGGTGCTGAGCTTCGGCGCGGTGAAGCACGTCACCCCGGTGGAGCTGGTGCCGGAGGTGGCGCCCTACACCGTGTTCGTGGACGGCATCTCCAAGGCCTTCGCCGCCACGGGCGTGCGCGTGGGCTGGGGCATCGGCCCGCCGTCCATCATCGCCCGCATGCGCGACGTGCTGGGCCACGTGGGCGCGTGGGCGCCCAAGGCGGAGCAGGTCGCGGTGGCCCGGTACCTGGATGACACCGCCGCCACGCAGTCCTTCCTGGAGGTCATGCGCAAGCGCGTGGACGAGCGGCTGGAGGCGCTCCACCACGGCCTGACGCGCATGCGTGAGGCGGGCCTGCCGGTGCGCCACATCGCCCCCCAGGGCGCCATCTACCTGTCCGTCCAGTTCGACCTGGTGGGGCAGGGCGGCCTGAAGACCAACGACGACATCCGCAAGCTCCTCCTGGAGAAGGCGGGCCTCGCGGTGGTGCCCTTCCAGGCGTTCGGCCTGAACGAGGACACCGGCTGGTTCCGCCTGTCCGTGGGCGCCACCTCCGTGGCCGAAATCCAGGACGTGATGCCCCGCGTGGAGGCCACCCTGCGCGAGGCGCTCGGCGCGAAGTAG
- a CDS encoding AMIN-like domain-containing (lipo)protein, with protein MKRAGRWVSSLWLAGCLVGGAGCSKKEEAPTHPAADLPLPDDTPATPTHPPEGTLPREGEAAAKPPVHVVLPPGSTVPVAAAKPEEEESPPVEETPEAPTPSKTPEAGAVAEDARNREWTAGKVTLKRMGATQATLRSVRAGEHAEFDRVVFEFEGAQLPGYQLEYVDEAIQCGSGNPVTVAGKARLQVTFTPAKAHTDAGQPTVTTRELKPALPVVQELERTCDFEGEVTWVLGNASPHKYRVMELREPSRIVVDVQR; from the coding sequence ATGAAGCGCGCCGGACGTTGGGTGTCGTCGCTGTGGCTCGCCGGGTGCCTCGTGGGTGGCGCCGGCTGCTCGAAGAAGGAGGAGGCCCCCACCCACCCCGCGGCCGACCTCCCGCTGCCCGACGACACGCCCGCCACGCCGACCCATCCCCCCGAGGGCACCCTGCCCCGCGAGGGCGAGGCCGCCGCGAAGCCGCCCGTGCACGTCGTGCTGCCACCCGGCTCCACAGTGCCCGTCGCCGCCGCGAAGCCCGAGGAGGAGGAGTCGCCTCCGGTCGAGGAGACGCCCGAGGCCCCCACTCCCTCCAAGACACCGGAGGCCGGCGCCGTCGCGGAGGACGCGCGCAACCGGGAGTGGACCGCCGGCAAGGTGACGCTGAAGCGCATGGGCGCGACGCAGGCCACGCTGCGCTCGGTGCGCGCGGGCGAGCACGCGGAGTTCGACCGCGTGGTGTTCGAGTTCGAGGGCGCCCAGCTCCCGGGCTATCAGCTGGAGTACGTCGACGAGGCCATCCAGTGTGGCTCGGGCAATCCGGTGACGGTGGCCGGCAAGGCGCGCCTCCAGGTGACCTTCACCCCTGCGAAGGCGCACACCGACGCGGGCCAGCCCACCGTCACCACGCGGGAGCTGAAGCCCGCGCTGCCCGTGGTCCAGGAGCTGGAGCGCACGTGCGACTTCGAGGGCGAGGTGACGTGGGTGCTCGGCAACGCCTCACCGCACAAGTACCGGGTGATGGAGCTGCGCGAGCCCAGCCGCATCGTGGTCGACGTCCAGCGCTGA
- a CDS encoding SDR family oxidoreductase: MKLTRRDVMQGAVMLGSMWAMGCATTGATGDAAPEAQGAKATKAGQPLNILILGGTKFLGPALVESARARGHTVTLFNRGKTNPGLFPDVEKLQGDRDPTKGEGLKALEGRKWDAVVDTSGYVPRIVKASAELLAPNVGQYVFVSSISVYKDLSKPGINESSLVATVDDPTTEDVGKHYGALKALCEQAAEAAMPGRALNIRPGLIVGPDDPTDRFTYWPVRVARGGDVLAPGDGQDPVQFIDARDLAAFIILGVEKRLAGVYNATGPTRSLSMREFLETTKTALGSDARFVWADVDFLTKQKVEPWSDMPVWMPRTGEEGGLGMTSIDKALAAGITFRPTADTVRDTVAWFKTEPAEHQAKLRAGLSPEREKEVLAALAQQGGKGPSVAG; the protein is encoded by the coding sequence ATGAAGCTGACGCGTAGGGACGTGATGCAGGGTGCGGTGATGTTGGGTTCGATGTGGGCCATGGGCTGCGCCACGACCGGCGCGACGGGCGATGCGGCGCCGGAGGCCCAGGGCGCGAAGGCGACGAAGGCGGGCCAGCCGTTGAACATCCTCATCCTCGGAGGCACGAAGTTCCTGGGGCCCGCGCTGGTGGAGTCGGCGCGCGCGCGCGGGCACACCGTCACGCTGTTCAACCGCGGCAAGACGAACCCGGGCCTGTTCCCGGACGTGGAGAAGCTCCAGGGCGACCGCGACCCGACGAAGGGCGAGGGCCTGAAGGCGCTGGAGGGCCGCAAGTGGGACGCGGTGGTGGACACGTCCGGCTACGTGCCCCGCATCGTCAAGGCGTCCGCGGAGCTGCTCGCGCCCAACGTGGGCCAGTACGTCTTCGTCTCCAGCATCTCCGTGTACAAGGACCTGTCCAAGCCGGGCATCAACGAGTCCTCGCTGGTGGCCACGGTGGACGACCCGACGACGGAGGACGTGGGTAAGCACTATGGCGCGCTGAAGGCGCTGTGCGAGCAGGCCGCGGAGGCCGCCATGCCCGGGCGCGCGCTCAACATCCGGCCGGGGCTCATCGTCGGGCCGGATGACCCGACGGACCGCTTCACGTACTGGCCGGTGCGCGTGGCGCGCGGCGGCGACGTGCTGGCGCCGGGGGACGGGCAGGACCCGGTGCAGTTCATCGACGCTCGGGATTTGGCCGCGTTCATCATCCTGGGCGTGGAGAAGCGCCTGGCGGGCGTCTACAACGCCACGGGTCCCACGCGCTCGCTGTCCATGCGCGAGTTCCTGGAGACGACGAAGACGGCGCTGGGCAGCGACGCGCGCTTCGTCTGGGCGGACGTGGACTTCCTGACGAAGCAGAAGGTGGAGCCCTGGAGCGACATGCCGGTGTGGATGCCACGCACGGGCGAGGAGGGCGGTCTGGGGATGACGAGCATCGACAAGGCGCTGGCCGCGGGCATCACCTTCCGCCCCACCGCGGACACCGTGCGGGACACGGTGGCCTGGTTCAAGACGGAGCCCGCCGAGCACCAGGCGAAGCTGCGCGCGGGCCTCTCCCCGGAGCGCGAGAAGGAGGTGCTCGCCGCGCTCGCGCAACAGGGTGGCAAGGGTCCCTCGGTCGCGGGGTGA
- a CDS encoding 4-alpha-glucanotransferase produces MSSASLPENHRRLVTQALAALDVRNLVLSIHDPSFPSLPHEDLGRGSPYSEGAARFLETAHALGFTGIQLGPQGQTTEANASPYDGTLFSRNILNVALAPLETDPAWGGLLPPGRVAALARTRSHSSSPGERYRQAFRTQVAALDEAWASFQSKRASADASLAIRALAGRFATFRQRHRAWLLRDALFDVLCEEKRIPDWRPWADSLDGRLWSPRPGEESAAAARVADLESRHADVIERYAFFQFLVHAQHEGLRERTASLGLKLYGDLQIGFSPRDAWAWQGLFLRTYLMGAPPSRTNPDGQPWNYPVLDPEQYFEEDGAGPSLGFRAGPVLRFMDARMDKMLAEYDGLRLDHPHGLVCPWVYRADQIDPLRAVQHGARLFSSPDLPDHLELARYALVSSPQLDRSVPRYADGEVTSLTEEQVRRYSVLFDTVVAAARRNGRDLGDLLCEVLSTLPYPLSRVMARYGLGRFRVTQKADLRNPSDVYRSENVSPEDWMMVGNHDTKSLWRLVGDWQWRGTLRAQADYLATRLCPEPESREDFARTLASDPGRLAQAKLADLFASRARNVMVFFPDLLGMTETYNEPGTIDERNWSLRMPSDWMTEYRERLRVDAAMNLPGVLALALRAGGAPAREKHRELLAGLDRLAATLRGT; encoded by the coding sequence ATGTCCAGCGCCTCGCTGCCCGAAAACCACCGTCGACTCGTCACCCAGGCCCTGGCCGCGCTCGATGTCCGAAACCTGGTGCTGAGCATCCACGACCCGTCCTTCCCCAGCCTCCCTCACGAGGACCTGGGGCGCGGGTCGCCCTACTCGGAAGGCGCGGCCCGGTTCCTGGAGACGGCCCACGCGCTGGGCTTCACCGGCATCCAGCTGGGCCCCCAGGGACAGACGACCGAGGCCAACGCGTCGCCGTATGACGGCACGCTCTTCTCGCGGAACATCCTCAACGTCGCGCTCGCGCCGCTGGAGACCGACCCCGCCTGGGGTGGGCTGCTTCCCCCCGGCCGCGTGGCAGCGCTCGCGAGGACACGCTCCCACTCCTCGAGCCCCGGTGAGCGCTACCGTCAGGCGTTCCGCACCCAGGTCGCCGCGCTGGACGAGGCGTGGGCGTCGTTCCAGTCGAAGCGCGCCAGCGCGGACGCCTCCCTCGCGATTCGCGCGCTGGCCGGGCGCTTCGCCACCTTCCGTCAGCGCCACCGCGCGTGGCTGCTGCGCGACGCCCTCTTCGACGTGCTCTGCGAGGAGAAGCGCATCCCCGACTGGCGCCCCTGGGCGGACTCGCTCGACGGGCGACTGTGGAGTCCTCGCCCCGGTGAGGAGTCCGCCGCCGCGGCGCGCGTGGCCGACCTGGAATCCCGCCACGCGGACGTCATCGAGCGCTACGCCTTCTTCCAGTTCCTGGTCCACGCGCAGCACGAGGGTTTGCGCGAACGCACGGCGTCGCTGGGACTCAAGCTCTACGGCGACCTCCAGATTGGTTTTTCTCCTCGCGACGCGTGGGCCTGGCAGGGGTTGTTCCTGCGCACGTACCTCATGGGGGCGCCGCCCAGCCGGACCAACCCGGATGGCCAGCCGTGGAACTACCCGGTGCTGGACCCCGAGCAGTACTTCGAGGAGGACGGCGCGGGCCCCTCGCTGGGGTTCCGCGCGGGTCCGGTGCTGCGCTTCATGGACGCGCGCATGGACAAGATGCTGGCGGAGTACGACGGGCTCCGCCTGGACCATCCGCATGGGCTCGTGTGTCCGTGGGTCTATCGCGCGGACCAGATCGACCCGCTCCGGGCCGTGCAGCATGGCGCGCGACTCTTCTCGTCGCCGGACCTCCCAGACCACCTGGAGCTGGCGCGCTACGCCCTGGTGTCTTCGCCGCAGCTCGACCGCTCGGTGCCCCGGTACGCGGATGGCGAGGTGACGTCGCTCACGGAGGAGCAGGTGCGCCGCTACAGCGTCCTCTTCGACACGGTGGTGGCGGCGGCGCGGCGCAACGGGCGGGACCTGGGGGACCTGCTCTGCGAGGTGCTGAGCACGCTGCCGTATCCGCTGTCACGCGTGATGGCGCGCTATGGCCTGGGGCGCTTCCGCGTCACCCAGAAGGCGGACCTGCGCAACCCGTCGGACGTGTACCGCAGCGAGAACGTGTCGCCCGAGGACTGGATGATGGTGGGCAACCACGACACGAAGTCGCTGTGGCGCCTCGTGGGGGACTGGCAGTGGCGCGGCACGCTGCGGGCCCAGGCGGACTACCTCGCGACCCGGCTGTGCCCCGAGCCCGAATCCCGCGAGGACTTCGCGCGCACGCTCGCGTCGGACCCGGGCCGGCTGGCGCAGGCGAAGCTGGCGGACCTGTTCGCCAGCCGCGCGCGCAACGTCATGGTGTTCTTCCCGGACCTGCTGGGCATGACGGAGACGTACAACGAGCCCGGCACCATCGACGAGCGCAACTGGTCGCTGCGCATGCCCTCGGACTGGATGACGGAGTACCGCGAGCGGCTCCGCGTCGACGCGGCGATGAACCTGCCCGGAGTGCTCGCCCTCGCGCTCCGGGCCGGAGGCGCCCCGGCACGGGAGAAGCATCGCGAGCTGCTCGCGGGCCTCGACAGGCTCGCGGCCACGTTGCGAGGGACTTGA
- a CDS encoding DUF1028 domain-containing protein, whose translation MKPSVRGLLIASVLSLSSTAAFAAERSGPNPSMLGTRAIVACDATEKSCGMAVISFPSGVSSLVPYGRSDIAVATMALPSVDAAQAVIARVDAGSTPQAAIDYVATIDPYASIRQLAAVKLHPDGSITVGQRSGAETSDHTCSVKGDTFVVQANNMSTPDMCRAMTLGFRQAKGSLPQRLYAALKAGARVGGDRNGERSGVIRVWNTTSETAFYTHVLAESVVHGSTNALETLGVQLNRYQAVVAEPFATDLVALDHESIKVVKRALRTLGYYHGPMDGSWSDAAEQALYDFGWNNLYFLKPTVVVDGKRNIDGVLLRFIREADLAALAPAAPPAPAE comes from the coding sequence GTGAAGCCATCCGTGCGTGGTCTGTTGATTGCGTCCGTCCTGTCGCTGTCGTCCACCGCCGCGTTCGCCGCCGAGCGCTCCGGCCCCAACCCCAGCATGTTGGGCACGCGCGCCATCGTCGCGTGCGACGCCACGGAGAAGTCGTGTGGCATGGCCGTCATCTCCTTCCCCAGCGGCGTCAGCAGCCTGGTGCCCTACGGCCGCTCGGACATCGCGGTGGCCACCATGGCGCTGCCCTCCGTGGACGCCGCCCAGGCCGTCATCGCGCGCGTCGACGCGGGCAGCACGCCCCAGGCCGCCATCGACTACGTGGCCACCATCGACCCGTACGCGTCCATCCGGCAGCTCGCGGCGGTGAAGCTGCATCCGGACGGCTCCATCACGGTGGGCCAGCGCTCCGGCGCGGAGACGAGCGACCACACCTGCTCCGTCAAGGGCGACACCTTCGTGGTGCAGGCCAACAACATGAGCACGCCGGACATGTGCCGCGCCATGACACTCGGCTTCAGGCAGGCGAAGGGCAGCCTGCCCCAGCGGCTGTACGCCGCGCTCAAGGCCGGCGCCCGCGTGGGTGGGGACCGCAACGGTGAGCGCTCGGGCGTCATCCGCGTCTGGAACACCACGAGCGAGACGGCCTTCTACACGCACGTACTCGCGGAGTCCGTGGTGCACGGCAGCACGAACGCGCTGGAGACGCTGGGCGTGCAGCTCAACCGCTACCAGGCCGTCGTCGCCGAGCCCTTCGCCACCGACCTGGTGGCGCTGGACCACGAGTCCATCAAGGTGGTGAAGCGCGCGCTGAGGACGCTCGGCTACTACCACGGGCCCATGGATGGCTCGTGGAGCGACGCCGCCGAGCAGGCGCTGTATGACTTCGGCTGGAACAACCTCTACTTCCTCAAGCCCACCGTGGTGGTGGACGGCAAGCGCAACATCGACGGCGTGCTGCTGCGCTTCATTCGCGAGGCGGACCTGGCGGCCCTCGCGCCCGCGGCGCCTCCGGCCCCGGCGGAGTGA